In a single window of the Pseudomonas sp. B21-015 genome:
- a CDS encoding MFS transporter produces the protein MNPATQVSHGAATMTRGMVLLFAFCCGAIVANIYYAQPIIGLIAPDIGLTDTMASLIVSLTQIGYALGLFFLVPLGDLLENRRLMIITTVVAIASLLGAAFTDQPNVFLLISLLVGFSSVSVQILIPLAAHLTPEASRGRVVGGIMGGLLLGILLARPVSSVVADHFGWRAMFVIAAVLMAAISIVLALTVPKRQPDHNASYGQLLGSLWTLLRQQPVLRQRAFYQACMFATFSLFWTAVPLELARNHGLSQTQIAIFALVGAIGAIAAPIAGRLADTGHTRLASLLAMLFASLSFLPAFIHPAYSVIGLAVTGVVLDFCVQMNMVLGQRAVYTLDAKSRGRLNALYMTSIFIGGAFGSSVASAVYEHGGWLWIVIVGSAFPLLALLRFLSASGKPALATA, from the coding sequence ATGAATCCAGCGACTCAGGTATCCCACGGTGCCGCGACAATGACCCGAGGCATGGTGCTGCTCTTCGCCTTCTGCTGCGGCGCCATCGTGGCCAACATCTACTACGCCCAGCCGATCATCGGCCTGATCGCGCCCGACATCGGCCTGACCGACACCATGGCCAGCCTGATCGTTTCGCTGACGCAGATTGGTTATGCGCTGGGTCTGTTCTTCCTGGTGCCGCTGGGTGATCTGCTGGAAAACCGTCGCTTGATGATCATCACCACCGTGGTGGCGATTGCCAGTCTGCTGGGCGCGGCGTTCACCGATCAGCCGAACGTTTTCCTGCTGATTTCGCTGCTGGTGGGGTTCAGTTCGGTGTCGGTGCAGATCCTGATTCCGCTGGCCGCCCACCTGACGCCGGAAGCGTCGCGCGGTCGCGTGGTTGGCGGGATCATGGGCGGTCTGCTGCTGGGAATTCTGCTGGCCCGGCCGGTGTCCAGCGTAGTGGCCGACCACTTCGGCTGGCGCGCAATGTTCGTCATTGCAGCGGTGTTGATGGCAGCGATCAGCATCGTCCTGGCCCTGACGGTACCCAAGCGCCAGCCTGATCACAACGCCTCTTATGGCCAGTTACTGGGTTCGCTCTGGACGCTGCTGCGCCAGCAACCGGTTTTGCGTCAGCGGGCGTTTTATCAGGCTTGCATGTTCGCCACGTTCAGCCTGTTCTGGACCGCCGTACCGTTGGAGCTGGCGCGCAATCATGGCCTGTCGCAAACCCAGATCGCGATCTTCGCTCTGGTCGGAGCCATCGGCGCGATTGCCGCGCCCATCGCCGGTCGACTGGCCGATACCGGCCACACCCGCCTCGCCTCGCTGCTGGCGATGCTGTTCGCCAGCTTGAGCTTCCTGCCGGCCTTCATCCACCCGGCCTACAGCGTCATCGGCCTGGCCGTCACGGGCGTGGTACTGGATTTCTGCGTGCAGATGAACATGGTCCTCGGCCAACGCGCGGTCTACACCCTCGATGCCAAGAGCCGCGGCCGTCTGAATGCGCTGTACATGACCAGCATCTTCATCGGCGGCGCGTTTGGCTCATCGGTGGCCAGTGCGGTGTACGAACATGGCGGCTGGTTGTGGATCGTGATTGTCGGCAGCGCGTTTCCATTGCTGGCGCTGTTACGGTTTTTGAGTGCTTCAGGGAAGCCTGCACTGGCGACGGCGTAA
- a CDS encoding LysR family transcriptional regulator, producing MDRLAAMETFVYVVETGSFSAAARRLNIGQPAVSKAIAQLETRLAVRLLLRSTRGLTPTEAGLAFFERAKRAIEEADEADNAARGAATGLSGNLRICAAVTFGRLHIVPHLGPFLDQNPQLNIDLMLDDRNVNLVEEGVDVALRMGTLNDSGLTARKIAECRRVVLGTPAYFEERGEPTCPTDLTQHQAVVYTLGGGAHWQFSKDSEEQSVIINGRIRVNAAEGLREAVLAHQGLTMASEWMFAPELASGAVKAIMSDWSLPSLDLWAVFPTGRMASAKARAFVDYVQTLLIKEA from the coding sequence ATGGACCGCCTCGCCGCAATGGAAACCTTCGTCTACGTGGTGGAAACCGGTTCGTTTTCCGCTGCGGCCAGGCGCCTGAATATCGGCCAGCCCGCCGTATCGAAAGCCATCGCGCAGCTGGAAACACGGCTCGCTGTGCGGCTGCTGTTGCGCTCGACGCGCGGCCTGACACCCACCGAGGCCGGGCTGGCCTTTTTCGAGCGGGCCAAACGCGCCATCGAAGAAGCCGACGAGGCCGACAATGCAGCTCGCGGTGCCGCCACCGGCCTGAGCGGTAACCTGCGGATCTGCGCCGCGGTAACCTTCGGCCGGCTACACATCGTTCCGCATCTGGGGCCGTTTCTCGATCAAAACCCGCAGTTGAACATCGACCTGATGCTGGATGATCGCAACGTCAATCTGGTGGAAGAAGGCGTCGACGTTGCCCTGCGTATGGGCACCTTGAACGACTCCGGCCTCACCGCCCGCAAGATCGCCGAATGCCGGCGCGTGGTGCTGGGTACGCCGGCGTACTTCGAAGAACGCGGCGAACCCACTTGTCCTACCGACCTGACCCAACATCAAGCCGTGGTCTATACCTTGGGCGGCGGCGCCCATTGGCAGTTCAGCAAGGACAGCGAAGAACAATCGGTGATCATCAACGGCAGAATTCGCGTAAACGCCGCCGAGGGATTGCGTGAAGCGGTGTTGGCGCATCAGGGGCTGACCATGGCGTCTGAGTGGATGTTTGCACCGGAGCTGGCCAGCGGTGCGGTCAAGGCAATAATGAGCGATTGGTCTTTGCCGAGTCTGGACCTTTGGGCGGTGTTTCCGACGGGAAGAATGGCCAGCGCGAAGGCTCGGGCGTTTGTCGATTACGTCCAGACCTTGCTGATAAAAGAAGCCTGA
- the ccmI gene encoding c-type cytochrome biogenesis protein CcmI yields the protein MIDFWLAAGLLLLIALSFLLIPVLRGRRAQLEEDRTALNVALYQERVAELQTQQEEGVLNAEQMDTGRAEAARELLADTEGVEAPRVSRLGKPLPLLAAILVPVLGLGLYLHFGASDKVELTREFAQAPQSMEEMTRRLERAVAAQPDSAEGLYFLGRTYMAQDRPADAAKIFERTVTLAGRQPELLGQWAQAQYFADGKKWSDKVQALTDEALKTDPKEVTSLGLLGIAAFEGERYQAAIDYWSRLLAQLPPDDQSRVALQGGIARAAEKLEASGGKVAQVQAEAPASAAKVAALLKVRVDLAPDLKAKVQPGDSVFIFARAISGPPAPLAAKRLTVADLPVTVELGDADAMMPQLKLSNFPEVQLVARISRAGQPTAGEWIGRSQPLATSTTAQQNLTIDSPDK from the coding sequence ATGATTGATTTCTGGCTCGCTGCAGGCCTGCTGCTCCTGATTGCCCTGAGTTTTCTGCTGATCCCCGTTCTGCGTGGTCGCCGCGCTCAGCTTGAAGAGGACCGCACGGCACTGAACGTCGCGCTTTATCAGGAGCGCGTGGCTGAGTTGCAGACTCAGCAGGAAGAGGGCGTGCTCAACGCCGAACAAATGGACACCGGCCGCGCCGAAGCTGCCCGTGAACTGCTCGCTGACACCGAGGGCGTCGAGGCGCCGCGTGTGTCGCGTCTGGGCAAACCATTGCCATTGCTGGCGGCGATTCTGGTACCGGTGCTGGGCCTTGGGCTGTACCTGCATTTCGGCGCCAGCGACAAAGTCGAGCTGACCCGCGAATTCGCTCAGGCGCCGCAGTCGATGGAAGAGATGACCCGTCGCCTGGAACGTGCGGTTGCCGCCCAACCGGATTCGGCCGAAGGCCTGTACTTCCTCGGCCGCACTTACATGGCTCAGGACCGTCCGGCCGATGCAGCGAAGATCTTCGAACGCACCGTGACGTTGGCCGGTCGTCAGCCGGAACTGCTCGGGCAGTGGGCTCAGGCCCAATACTTTGCCGATGGCAAGAAGTGGTCGGACAAGGTCCAGGCCCTGACCGACGAAGCGCTGAAAACCGATCCAAAGGAAGTCACCAGTCTCGGTCTGCTGGGCATCGCGGCCTTCGAAGGCGAGCGTTACCAGGCAGCCATCGACTATTGGAGTCGCCTGCTGGCGCAACTGCCGCCGGATGATCAATCCCGTGTCGCGCTGCAAGGCGGCATCGCTCGGGCCGCCGAGAAGCTGGAAGCCAGCGGTGGCAAGGTGGCTCAAGTTCAGGCTGAGGCTCCAGCTTCAGCCGCGAAGGTCGCCGCACTGCTCAAGGTCCGTGTCGATCTGGCGCCGGACTTGAAAGCCAAGGTCCAGCCCGGCGACAGCGTGTTCATCTTCGCCCGCGCCATCTCCGGTCCACCCGCACCACTGGCCGCCAAGCGTCTGACCGTTGCCGACCTGCCGGTGACCGTCGAGCTGGGCGATGCCGACGCAATGATGCCGCAGTTGAAACTGTCGAACTTCCCTGAAGTCCAACTGGTTGCGCGCATCTCCCGCGCCGGCCAACCGACTGCCGGCGAATGGATCGGTCGCAGCCAGCCCTTGGCCACCAGCACCACCGCGCAACAAAACCTGACCATCGACAGCCCGGATAAATAA
- a CDS encoding cytochrome c-type biogenesis protein: protein MKRWIAAAVLGLSMAGVAHAAIDTYEFAKEGDRERFRELTKELRCPKCQNQDIADSNAPIAADLRKEIFRMLGEGKDNQQIIDFMVDRYGDFVRYKPALNAKTALLWFGPAGLLLGGFVVIAVIIRRRRVQRTDSPDALSFDERERLDHLLDKTKND from the coding sequence ATGAAGCGCTGGATTGCCGCCGCCGTGCTGGGTTTGAGCATGGCCGGTGTGGCCCACGCGGCCATCGACACCTATGAGTTCGCCAAAGAAGGCGACCGCGAGCGTTTTCGTGAGCTGACCAAGGAGCTGCGTTGCCCCAAGTGCCAGAATCAGGACATCGCCGACTCCAACGCACCGATCGCCGCCGACCTGCGCAAAGAGATTTTCCGCATGCTCGGCGAGGGCAAGGACAACCAGCAGATCATCGATTTCATGGTCGACCGCTACGGTGATTTCGTCCGCTACAAACCCGCGTTGAACGCTAAAACCGCATTGCTCTGGTTCGGCCCCGCTGGCCTGTTGCTGGGCGGTTTTGTAGTCATCGCCGTGATTATCCGCCGTCGTCGCGTGCAACGCACTGACAGCCCGGATGCGCTTTCCTTTGATGAGCGCGAGCGCCTCGACCACCTGTTGGATAAAACCAAGAATGATTGA
- a CDS encoding DsbE family thiol:disulfide interchange protein, translating into MRRWLMLLPLAIFLVVAVFLYRGLYLDPAELPSAMINKPFPEFSLPSVQGDKTLSKADILGKPALVNVWGTWCISCRVEHPVLNKLAEKGVVIYGINYKDTNADALKWLAEFHNPYQLDIRDDAGTLGLNLGVYGAPETFFIDAKGIIRDKFVGVIDEQVWREKLAAKYQALVDEAKP; encoded by the coding sequence ATGAGACGTTGGTTGATGCTGTTGCCACTGGCGATTTTTCTGGTGGTTGCTGTTTTTCTGTATCGCGGGCTGTACCTGGACCCGGCCGAGTTGCCCTCGGCGATGATCAACAAACCGTTCCCGGAGTTTTCCCTGCCGTCGGTGCAGGGCGACAAAACCCTGAGCAAAGCAGACATTCTGGGTAAACCGGCACTGGTCAACGTCTGGGGCACCTGGTGCATTTCCTGCCGGGTCGAGCACCCGGTGTTGAACAAACTGGCCGAGAAGGGCGTGGTGATCTACGGCATCAACTACAAGGACACCAACGCAGATGCCTTGAAGTGGCTGGCCGAGTTTCACAACCCGTATCAACTGGACATCCGTGACGATGCCGGCACCCTGGGCCTGAACCTCGGCGTGTACGGTGCACCGGAAACCTTTTTCATCGACGCCAAGGGCATCATCCGCGACAAATTCGTCGGCGTGATCGACGAACAAGTCTGGCGCGAAAAACTGGCGGCCAAATATCAGGCGCTGGTCGACGAGGCCAAGCCATGA
- a CDS encoding heme lyase CcmF/NrfE family subunit produces the protein MTSGIFIPELGHLAMILALCFALVQAVVPLLGAWRGDRLWMSLAQPAAWGQFAFLLFAFGCLTYAFMVDDFSVAYVASNSNSALPWYYKFSAVWGAHEGSLLLWALILGGWTFAVSVFSRQLPQVMLARVLAVMGMISTGFLLFLIMTSNPFARILPQMPADGRDLNPLLQDIGLIVHPPMLYMGYVGFSVAFSFAIAALLGGRLDAAWARWSRPWTIVAWAFLGIGITLGSWWAYYELGWGGWWFWDPVENASFMPWLVGTALIHSLAVTEKRGVFKSWTVLLAIAAFSLSLLGTFLVRSGVLTSVHAFASDPERGVFILIFLLFVVGGSLTLFALRAPVVKSHVGFNLWSRETLLLGNNLVLVVAASMILLGTLYPLILDALTGAKLSVGPPYFNALFIPLMALLMVVMAVGMLVRWKDTPVKWLMSMLTPVLLGSAALAVVAGVAYGDFNWAVLATFMLAAWVLLAGVRDIFDKTRHKGLIKGLPTLTRSYWGMQLAHLGIAVCALGVVLSSQNSAERDLRLAPGESMSLAGYQFVFEGAKHFEGPNFTSDKGTVRVIKGGKEVSVLHPEKRLYTVQNSVMTEAGIDAGFTRDLYVALGEPLGEGAWAVRVHVKPFVRWIWFGGLLTGLGGLLAALDRRYRVKVKSRVREALGMTGATA, from the coding sequence ATGACTTCCGGCATCTTCATACCAGAGCTGGGCCACCTGGCCATGATCCTCGCGCTGTGTTTCGCGCTGGTTCAAGCGGTGGTGCCATTGCTCGGTGCCTGGCGTGGCGATCGCTTGTGGATGAGCCTGGCCCAGCCGGCCGCGTGGGGGCAGTTCGCGTTTTTGCTGTTCGCCTTCGGTTGCCTGACTTACGCGTTCATGGTGGACGACTTCTCCGTCGCCTATGTGGCCAGCAACTCCAACAGCGCCTTGCCGTGGTATTACAAATTCAGCGCGGTATGGGGCGCTCACGAAGGTTCGTTGCTGCTGTGGGCGTTGATCCTCGGCGGCTGGACCTTCGCGGTGTCGGTGTTCTCCCGGCAGTTGCCGCAAGTGATGCTGGCCCGGGTGCTGGCAGTGATGGGCATGATCAGCACCGGTTTCCTGCTGTTCCTGATCATGACGTCCAACCCGTTCGCCCGGATCCTGCCGCAGATGCCGGCGGATGGGCGCGACCTTAATCCACTGCTGCAAGACATCGGCCTGATCGTTCACCCGCCGATGCTGTACATGGGCTATGTCGGTTTCTCCGTGGCGTTTTCCTTCGCCATTGCTGCGCTGCTGGGCGGTCGTCTCGATGCGGCGTGGGCGCGCTGGTCCCGTCCGTGGACCATCGTCGCCTGGGCCTTCCTCGGTATCGGTATTACGCTGGGCTCCTGGTGGGCCTACTACGAACTCGGCTGGGGCGGCTGGTGGTTCTGGGATCCGGTGGAAAACGCGTCCTTCATGCCTTGGCTGGTGGGCACGGCGCTGATTCACTCGTTGGCGGTCACGGAAAAACGCGGCGTGTTCAAGAGCTGGACGGTGTTGCTGGCCATCGCTGCGTTCTCGTTGAGCTTGCTCGGAACCTTCCTGGTGCGTTCCGGCGTGCTGACCTCGGTTCACGCGTTTGCGTCCGACCCTGAGCGCGGCGTGTTCATCCTGATATTCCTGCTGTTCGTGGTCGGTGGTTCGCTGACGCTGTTCGCTCTGCGCGCTCCGGTGGTCAAGAGCCATGTCGGCTTCAACCTCTGGTCCCGGGAAACCCTGCTGCTGGGCAATAACCTGGTGCTGGTGGTGGCCGCTTCGATGATCCTGCTGGGCACCTTGTACCCGCTGATTCTCGATGCGCTGACCGGCGCCAAGCTGTCGGTCGGCCCGCCGTACTTCAACGCGCTGTTCATTCCATTGATGGCGTTGCTGATGGTGGTGATGGCGGTCGGCATGCTGGTGCGCTGGAAAGACACCCCGGTCAAATGGCTGATGAGCATGCTGACCCCGGTGTTGCTCGGCAGTGCTGCGTTGGCCGTGGTGGCGGGCGTCGCTTATGGCGATTTCAACTGGGCGGTGCTGGCGACCTTCATGCTGGCTGCCTGGGTGTTGCTGGCCGGTGTGCGGGATATCTTCGACAAGACTCGCCACAAGGGCCTGATCAAAGGTCTGCCGACCCTGACCCGCAGCTATTGGGGCATGCAACTCGCCCATTTGGGTATCGCCGTGTGCGCGCTGGGTGTCGTGTTGTCGAGCCAGAACAGTGCCGAGCGTGATCTGCGCCTGGCGCCGGGTGAGTCCATGAGCCTGGCCGGTTATCAATTTGTGTTCGAAGGCGCCAAGCACTTCGAAGGGCCGAACTTCACGTCCGACAAGGGCACCGTACGGGTGATCAAGGGCGGCAAGGAAGTCAGCGTGCTGCACCCGGAAAAACGCCTCTACACCGTGCAGAACTCGGTGATGACCGAAGCCGGGATCGACGCCGGTTTCACCCGTGATCTTTACGTCGCCTTGGGCGAGCCGCTGGGCGAGGGCGCCTGGGCGGTCCGCGTGCACGTCAAACCGTTCGTGCGCTGGATCTGGTTCGGCGGGTTGCTCACTGGCTTGGGCGGGTTACTGGCGGCGCTGGATCGTCGTTATCGGGTCAAGGTGAAAAGCCGCGTGCGTGAAGCACTCGGCATGACGGGAGCCACTGCATGA
- the ccmE gene encoding cytochrome c maturation protein CcmE: protein MNPLRKKRLIIIFAILLGVGAAVGLALSALKQNINLFYTPTQIANGEAPHDTRIRAGGMVEKGSLQRSGDSLDVKFIVTDFNKSVTISYRGILPDLFREGQGIVALGKLNADGVVVADEVLAKHDEKYMPPEVTKALKDSGQSAPTPAKEG from the coding sequence GTGAATCCGCTGCGTAAAAAGCGTCTTATCATCATTTTCGCGATCCTGCTCGGTGTCGGCGCCGCCGTCGGCCTGGCCTTGAGCGCCTTGAAGCAGAACATCAATCTGTTTTACACCCCGACCCAGATCGCCAACGGCGAAGCCCCGCACGACACGCGCATTCGCGCCGGCGGCATGGTCGAGAAAGGTTCGCTGCAACGTTCCGGCGATTCCCTGGACGTGAAGTTCATCGTCACCGACTTCAACAAATCCGTAACCATCAGCTACCGCGGCATCCTTCCGGACCTGTTCCGCGAAGGGCAGGGCATCGTTGCCCTCGGCAAGCTCAACGCCGACGGCGTGGTGGTGGCCGACGAAGTGCTGGCCAAGCACGACGAGAAGTACATGCCACCGGAAGTGACCAAGGCGTTGAAAGATAGTGGTCAATCCGCCCCTACACCCGCGAAGGAGGGTTGA